One genomic segment of Mangifera indica cultivar Alphonso chromosome 6, CATAS_Mindica_2.1, whole genome shotgun sequence includes these proteins:
- the LOC123218712 gene encoding mediator of RNA polymerase II transcription subunit 15a-like isoform X5 produces the protein MDTNNWRPTPQGGESVIDTGDWRNQLQAESRQRIVNKIMGTLKRHLPFSGQEGLNELKKIAGRFEEKIYTAATSQSDYLQKISLKMLPMESKSQNPIPDSMPSNPTGNTNNAWDQASLDSTAQTGQANGGDWQEEVYQKIKAMKEMYLPELNEMFQKIATKLQQHDSLPQQPKSDQLEKLKTFKNMLERLILFLQVSKSNISPNFREKLGSYEKQIINFINTNRPRKTVSSMQPGQHLPPPVHSMPQPQSQITQVQPHDNQMNPQIQSMNLQGSVGTIQQNSMTNVQHNSMTSISGVSTASQNMLNTLQPSSNLDSGQGNSLNSLHQVSVGSLQQNSVSTQQANMNSLSSQSGVSMLPSNINSLQSNSNVLQHQHIKQQEQQQMLQSQQLKQQMQQRQIQHQQMLHKQQLMQQQQQQLHQQAKQQLPGQMQMHQMSQMHQMNDVSDFKIRQGMSVKPGLFQQHMPSSQRSAYSHQQLKPGAAFSMSSPQMVPAASPQITQHSSPQVDQQNLPSSVTKTGTPLQSASSPFVVPSPSTPLAPSPMPADSDKPISGISSLANTGNITHQQNSNTQATAPSLAIGTPGISASPLLAEFTGPDGTHGNALTTVSGKSSVTEQPLERLIKAVKSMSPKALGASVSDIGSVVSMMDRIAGSAPGNGSRAAVGEDLVAMTKCRLQARNFITQDGMAGPRKMRRYTSAMPLNVVSSAGSMNDSFKQLNDSETSDLESTATSRVKRPRLVANLALLEEIREINQLLIDTVVDVSEEDVDPTAAGATAEGGEGTIVKCSFTAVALSPNLKSQYSSAQMSPIQPLRLLVPTNYPNCSPILLDNFPVEVSKEYEDLSVKAKSRFSISLRSLPQPMTLGVIARTWDVCARAVISEYAQQSGGGSFSSKYGTWENCLSAA, from the exons ATGGATACCAATAATTGGAGGCCTACTCCTCAAGGCGGAGAGTCAGTCATAGACACTGGTGATTGGAGAAATCAGTTGCAGGCTGAATCACGACAAAGAATTGTCAACAAGAT TATGGGTACACTGAAGAGGCATCTTCCTTTTTCTGGTCAAGAGGGATTGAATGAACTCAAGAAAATTGCTGGAAGGTTTGAGGAGAAGATATATACTGCTGCAACAAGTCAG tCAGATTATCTGCAAAAAATATCTCTGAAGATGCTTCCAATGGAGTCAAAATCTCAAAATCCTATACCTGATTCTATGCCATCCAATCCCACTGGCAATACCAACAATGCATGGGATCAAG CATCTTTAGATTCCACAGCCCAAACTGGACAAGCAAATGGGGGTGATTGGCAGGAGGAGGTCTACCAAAAG ATTAAAGCCATGAAGGAGATGTATTTGCCTGAATTAAACGAAATGTTTCAGAAAATTGCTACTAAATTGCAGCAG CATGATTCTCTTCCTCAACAGCCAAAGTCGGATCAGCTTGAGAAGCTGAAAACTTTTAAGAATATGTTGGAGCGTCTCATATTGTTCTTACAAGTGTCCAAAAGTAATATTTCACCTAATTTTAGGGAAAAGCTGGGTTCCTATGAGAAGCagattatcaattttataaatacaaataggCCCAGGAAGACTGTTTCATCAATGCAGCCAGGGCAACATCTGCCACCTCCTGTGCATTCCATGCCGCAGCCACAATCACAAATTACTCAAGTTCAGCCCCATGACAATCAAATGAACCCACAGATTCAATCAATGAACTTACAAGGTTCTGTTGGAACAATTCAACAGAACAGTATGACAAATGTGCAGCATAATTCTATGACTTCTATTTCGGGGGTCTCAACAGCATCACAGAACATGTTAAATACCTTGCAGCCATCTTCCAATTTGGATTCAGGACAAGGGAATTCACTGAACTCACTGCATCAGGTTTCTGTTGGATCTCTACAACAAAATTCTGTGAGTACTCAGCAGGCAAACATGAATAGTTTGTCATCACAAAGTGGAGTCAGTATGCTACCATCCAATATTAATTCCCTCCAATCAAACTCAAATGTGCTACAACACCAGCATATAAAACAACAGGAGCAGCAGCAAATGCTGCAGTCCCAACAGCTCAAACAACAAATGCAACAGCGCCAGATACAGCATCAACAAATGCTGCACAAGCAACAGCTAATGCAACAGCAGCAACAGCAGTTGCACCAGCAAGCAAAGCAGCAGCTGCCGGGGCAGATGCAGATGCATCAAATGTCACAGATGCATCAGATGAATGATGTGAGTGACTTTAAGATAAGACAGGGGATGAGTGTTAAACCAGGGCTCTTTCAGCAACATATGCCGTCAAGCCAACGCTCAGCCTATTCCCATCAACAGTTGAAACCAGGAGCTGCATTTTCTATGTCTTCTCCCCAAATGGTTCCAGCTGCATCCCCTCAAATAACACAACATTCTTCTCCACAGGTTGACCAGCAGAATCTGCCTTCATCAGTCACAAAAACTGGAACCCCCTTGCAATCTGCAAGCTCTCCTTTTGTCGTTCCATCTCCTTCAACACCTTTGGCTCCATCACCCATGCCGGCAGATTCTGATAAACCAATTTCTGGTATTTCATCCCTAGCAAATACTGGAAATATCACACATCAGCAGAATTCTAATACACAAGCAACAGCACCTTCTCTTGCAATTGGTACTCCTGGGATATCAGCATCACCTTTGCTTGCTGAGTTTACTGGTCCAGATGGCACTCATGGTAATGCCTTGACTACTGTTTCAGGCAAGTCCAGTGTTACAGAGCAGCCTCTTGAGCGCTTAATCAAAGCG GTGAAATCAATGTCACCTAAAGCATTGGGTGCATCTGTCAGTGACATTGGCTCAGTTGTGAGTATGATGGATAGGATAGCAGGATCAGCGCCAGGTAATGGGTCTAGAGCTGCTGTTGGTGAGGATTTAGTTGCCATGACCAAGTGTCGCCTGCAAGCTAGAAATTTCATCACACAAGATGGAATGGCTGGACCTAGGAAAATGAGGCGCTACACAAGTGCCATGCCTTTAAATGTTGTTTCTTCAGCTGGTAGTATGAATGATAGTTTCAAGCAGTTAAATGATTCAGAGACATCTGATCTGGAGTCAACTGCCACATCTCGTGTGAAAAGACCAAGATTGGTG GCTAATCTTGCCCTTTTGGAGGAAATAAGGGAAATAAATCAGCTACTTATAGACACGGTGGTTGATGTCAGTGAGGAAGATGTTGATCCAACTGCTGCTGGTGCTACTGCTGAAGGCGGTGAAGGAACCATTGTCAAATGCTCTTTCACTGCAGTGGCTTTGAGTCCAAACTTGAAATCACAGTATTCTTCGGCACAAATG TCACCTATTCAGCCATTGCGATTGCTTGTTCCAACAAATTACCCCAATTGCTCCCCAATATTGTTAGACAACTTTCCAGTTGAAGTCAG CAAGGAATACGAAGATCTTTCGGTGAAGGCAAAGTCAAGGTTTAGCATATCTCTGAGAAGCCTTCCACAACCCATGACTCTTGGGGTGATAGCAAGGACTTGGGATGTGTGTGCCCGTGCTGTGATATCAGAATACGCACAACAGAGCGGTGGAGGCAGTTTCAGCTCAAAATATGGGACTTGGGAGAACTGCTTGAGTGCAGCGTGA
- the LOC123218712 gene encoding mediator of RNA polymerase II transcription subunit 15a-like isoform X1, producing the protein MDTNIWRPTPQGGEPIMDTGDWRNQLQPDSRQRIVNKIMDTLKRHLPFSGQEGLNELKKIAGRFEEKIYTAATSQSDYLRKISLKMLSMESKSQNPMPNSLPSNPAGNSNKSPDPGSGMQTVHNQGQSLPIPMSANQSQQRQQLLSQNIQSNMTSTGVQGSSGLPSALPSVSGLSQAPIPSVVNQNSTMQNISGVSQNTVPSMGQGVPSNLFANSQRQMQGRQQVLPSQQQQSQNPQYMYHQQQVQHHFLKQKLQQGNLSHSIMQQQQPNILQPNQLQSSQQSGMQSSSVMQPSVIQSAPLPSLQQNQSSVQPSTQSMIQPHPQSVLRPQQQQQQPSMMPQQQQTSMTQSSMMPQQQQLIGQPSNASNMLQNQMIGQQNSVSDIQQQQQQRLLGQQSNLPNMQHQQQQQQQQQQQQMLAQQNLSSMHHQQLGPQSNVSGLQPQQQQQLLGNQPGNSGMQNNQHSVHMLQQSKVSLQQQSQQSAPLLPNQGQQSSQQPQQQLMSQIQSQPAQLQQSLGLQQQPNQLQQNLQQRLQASNQASGTLLQPQNVMDPQKQLYQSQRVLPETSSTSLDSTAQTGQANGGDWQEEVYQKIKVMKEMYLPELNEMFQKIATKLQQHDSLPQQPKSDQLEKLKTFKNMLERLILFLQVSKSNISPNFREKLGSYEKQIINFINTNRPRKTVSSMQPGQHLPPPVHSMPQPQSQITQVQPHDNQMNPQIQSMNLQGSVGTIQQNSMTNVQHNSMTSISGVSTASQNMLNTLQPSSNLDSGQGNSLNSLHQVSVGSLQQNSVSTQQANMNSLSSQSGVSMLPSNINSLQSNSNVLQHQHIKQQEQQQMLQSQQLKQQMQQRQIQHQQMLHKQQLMQQQQQQLHQQAKQQLPGQMQMHQMSQMHQMNDVSDFKIRQGMSVKPGLFQQHMPSSQRSAYSHQQLKPGAAFSMSSPQMVPAASPQITQHSSPQVDQQNLPSSVTKTGTPLQSASSPFVVPSPSTPLAPSPMPADSDKPISGISSLANTGNITHQQNSNTQATAPSLAIGTPGISASPLLAEFTGPDGTHGNALTTVSGKSSVTEQPLERLIKAVKSMSPKALGASVSDIGSVVSMMDRIAGSAPGNGSRAAVGEDLVAMTKCRLQARNFITQDGMAGPRKMRRYTSAMPLNVVSSAGSMNDSFKQLNDSETSDLESTATSRVKRPRLVANLALLEEIREINQLLIDTVVDVSEEDVDPTAAGATAEGGEGTIVKCSFTAVALSPNLKSQYSSAQMSPIQPLRLLVPTNYPNCSPILLDNFPVEVSKEYEDLSVKAKSRFSISLRSLPQPMTLGVIARTWDVCARAVISEYAQQSGGGSFSSKYGTWENCLSAA; encoded by the exons ATGGATACCAATATTTGGAGGCCTACTCCTCAGGGTGGAGAACCCATCATGGACACTGGTGATTGGAGAAATCAGTTGCAGCCTGATTCACGACAAAGAATTGTCAACAAGAT TATGGATACACTGAAGAGGCATCTTCCTTTTTCTGGTCAAGAGGGATTGAATGAACTCAAGAAAATTGCTGGAAGGTTTGAGGAGAAGATATATACTGCTGCAACAAGTCAG TCAGATTATCTACGGAAAATATCTTTGAAGATGCTTTCAATGGAATCAAAATCTCAAAATCCTATGCCTAATTCTTTGCCGTCCAATCCCGCTGGAAATAGTAACAAATCACCAGATCCAG GGTCTGGCATGCAAACAGTTCATAACCAAGGGCAATCACTTCCTATCCCAATGTCAGCTAATCAGTCTCAACAACGCCAACAGCTGTTATCACAGAACATTCAGAGTAACATGACATCAACCGGAGTTCAGGGTTCTTCTGGATTGCCATCTGCTCTTCCTTCTGTCTCTGGTTTATCACAGGCCCCAATCCCCAGTGTTGTAAACCAAAATTCCACAATGCAAAACATATCAGGTGTTTCACAGAACACAGTACCTTCAATGGGGCAAGGGGTGCCCTCCAATCTCTTTGCTAATTCCCAGAGGCAAATGCAAGGAAGGCAACAGGTTCTCCCCTCGCAGCAACAACAATCCCAGAATCCACAGTATATGTACCACCAGCAGCAGGTGCAACATCATTTTCTGAAGCAGAAGCTGCAGCAGGGAAATCTCTCGCACTCAATAATGCAACAGCAGCAGCCAAACATACTACAGCCTAATCAATTGCAATCTTCTCAGCAATCTGGTATGCAATCATCATCTGTTATGCAACCTTCAGTGATCCAATCAGCCCCTCTCCCTAGTCTTCAGCAGAACCAATCATCTGTTCAACCGTCAACACAATCCATGATTCAGCCGCACCCACAATCAGTCCTTAGGCCTCAGCAACAGCAACAACAGCCGTCAATGATGCCACAGCAACAGCAAACTTCAATGACACAGTCGTCAATGATGCCACAGCAGCAGCAGCTAATAGGCCAACCTTCAAATGCTTCAAATATGCTGCAGAATCAAATGATTGGTCAACAAAATAGTGTTAGTGATATCCAGCAGCAACAGCAACAGAGGTTGCTAGGGCAGCAGAGTAATCTTCCAAATATGCAGCAtcagcagcagcaacaacagcagcagcagcagcaacagaTGTTGGCTCAGCAAAACCTCTCAAGTATGCATCATCAACAATTGGGCCCACAAAGTAATGTTTCAGGATTACAGCCGCAGCAGCAGCAACAGTTACTTGGAAACCAACCTGGAAACTCTGGCATGCAAAATAATCAACACTCTGTGCATATGCTACAACAATCCAAGGTTTCATTGCAGCAACAAAGCCAACAGAGTGCACCCTTATTACCAAATCAAGGGCAGCAGTCATCGCAACAGCCACAGCAACAATTAATGTCACAGATCCAATCACAGCCTGCACAGTTGCAACAGTCTTTGGGATTGCAACAACAACCTAATCAATTGCAACAAAATTTGCAGCAAAGGCTTCAGGCATCTAATCAAGCATCGGGTACCTTGCTTCAACCACAGAATGTAATGGATCCGCAAAAGCAGCTATATCAATCGCAAAGAGTCCTTCCAGAAACATCATCAA CATCTCTAGATTCCACAGCCCAGACTGGACAAGCAAATGGGGGTGATTGGCAAGAGGAGGTCTACCAAAAG ATTAAAGTCATGAAGGAGATGTATTTGCCcgaattaaatgaaatgtttcaGAAAATTGCTACTAAATTGCAGCAG CATGATTCTCTTCCTCAACAGCCAAAGTCGGATCAGCTTGAGAAGCTGAAAACTTTTAAGAATATGTTGGAGCGTCTCATATTGTTCTTACAAGTGTCCAAAAGTAATATTTCACCTAATTTTAGGGAAAAGCTGGGTTCCTATGAGAAGCagattatcaattttataaatacaaataggCCCAGGAAGACTGTTTCATCAATGCAGCCAGGGCAACATCTGCCACCTCCTGTGCATTCCATGCCGCAGCCACAATCACAAATTACTCAAGTTCAGCCCCATGACAATCAAATGAACCCACAGATTCAATCAATGAACTTACAAGGTTCTGTTGGAACAATTCAACAGAACAGTATGACAAATGTGCAGCATAATTCTATGACTTCTATTTCGGGGGTCTCAACAGCATCACAGAACATGTTAAATACCTTGCAGCCATCTTCCAATTTGGATTCAGGACAAGGGAATTCACTGAACTCACTGCATCAGGTTTCTGTTGGATCTCTACAACAAAATTCTGTGAGTACTCAGCAGGCAAACATGAATAGTTTGTCATCACAAAGTGGAGTCAGTATGCTACCATCCAATATTAATTCCCTCCAATCAAACTCAAATGTGCTACAACACCAGCATATAAAACAACAGGAGCAGCAGCAAATGCTGCAGTCCCAACAGCTCAAACAACAAATGCAACAGCGCCAGATACAGCATCAACAAATGCTGCACAAGCAACAGCTAATGCAACAGCAGCAACAGCAGTTGCACCAGCAAGCAAAGCAGCAGCTGCCGGGGCAGATGCAGATGCATCAAATGTCACAGATGCATCAGATGAATGATGTGAGTGACTTTAAGATAAGACAGGGGATGAGTGTTAAACCAGGGCTCTTTCAGCAACATATGCCGTCAAGCCAACGCTCAGCCTATTCCCATCAACAGTTGAAACCAGGAGCTGCATTTTCTATGTCTTCTCCCCAAATGGTTCCAGCTGCATCCCCTCAAATAACACAACATTCTTCTCCACAGGTTGACCAGCAGAATCTGCCTTCATCAGTCACAAAAACTGGAACCCCCTTGCAATCTGCAAGCTCTCCTTTTGTCGTTCCATCTCCTTCAACACCTTTGGCTCCATCACCCATGCCGGCAGATTCTGATAAACCAATTTCTGGTATTTCATCCCTAGCAAATACTGGAAATATCACACATCAGCAGAATTCTAATACACAAGCAACAGCACCTTCTCTTGCAATTGGTACTCCTGGGATATCAGCATCACCTTTGCTTGCTGAGTTTACTGGTCCAGATGGCACTCATGGTAATGCCTTGACTACTGTTTCAGGCAAGTCCAGTGTTACAGAGCAGCCTCTTGAGCGCTTAATCAAAGCG GTGAAATCAATGTCACCTAAAGCATTGGGTGCATCTGTCAGTGACATTGGCTCAGTTGTGAGTATGATGGATAGGATAGCAGGATCAGCGCCAGGTAATGGGTCTAGAGCTGCTGTTGGTGAGGATTTAGTTGCCATGACCAAGTGTCGCCTGCAAGCTAGAAATTTCATCACACAAGATGGAATGGCTGGACCTAGGAAAATGAGGCGCTACACAAGTGCCATGCCTTTAAATGTTGTTTCTTCAGCTGGTAGTATGAATGATAGTTTCAAGCAGTTAAATGATTCAGAGACATCTGATCTGGAGTCAACTGCCACATCTCGTGTGAAAAGACCAAGATTGGTG GCTAATCTTGCCCTTTTGGAGGAAATAAGGGAAATAAATCAGCTACTTATAGACACGGTGGTTGATGTCAGTGAGGAAGATGTTGATCCAACTGCTGCTGGTGCTACTGCTGAAGGCGGTGAAGGAACCATTGTCAAATGCTCTTTCACTGCAGTGGCTTTGAGTCCAAACTTGAAATCACAGTATTCTTCGGCACAAATG TCACCTATTCAGCCATTGCGATTGCTTGTTCCAACAAATTACCCCAATTGCTCCCCAATATTGTTAGACAACTTTCCAGTTGAAGTCAG CAAGGAATACGAAGATCTTTCGGTGAAGGCAAAGTCAAGGTTTAGCATATCTCTGAGAAGCCTTCCACAACCCATGACTCTTGGGGTGATAGCAAGGACTTGGGATGTGTGTGCCCGTGCTGTGATATCAGAATACGCACAACAGAGCGGTGGAGGCAGTTTCAGCTCAAAATATGGGACTTGGGAGAACTGCTTGAGTGCAGCGTGA
- the LOC123218712 gene encoding mediator of RNA polymerase II transcription subunit 15a-like isoform X3 — MDTNNWRPTPQGGEPAMDTGDWRNQLQPDSRKRNVDQIMDTLKRHLPFSGQEGLNELKKIAGRFEEKIYTAATSQSDYLRKISLKMLSMESKSQNPMPNSLPSNPAGNSNKSPDPGSGMQTVHNQGQSLPIPMSANQSQQRQQLLSQNIQSNMTSTGVQGSSGLPSALPSVSGLSQAPIPSVVNQNSTMQNISGVSQNTVPSMGQGVPSNLFANSQRQMQGRQQVLPSQQQQSQNPQYMYHQQQVQHHFLKQKLQQGNLSHSIMQQQQPNILQPNQLQSSQQSGMQSSSVMQPSVIQSAPLPSLQQNQSSVQPSTQSMIQPHPQSVLRPQQQQQQPSMMPQQQQTSMTQSSMMPQQQQLIGQPSNASNMLQNQMIGQQNSVSDIQQQQQQRLLGQQSNLPNMQHQQQQQQQQQQQQMLAQQNLSSMHHQQLGPQSNVSGLQPQQQQQLLGNQPGNSGMQNNQHSVHMLQQSKVSLQQQSQQSAPLLPNQGQQSSQQPQQQLMSQIQSQPAQLQQSLGLQQQPNQLQQNLQQRLQASNQASGTLLQPQNVMDPQKQLYQSQRVLPETSSTSLDSTAQTGQANGGDWQEEVYQKIKVMKEMYLPELNEMFQKIATKLQQHDSLPQQPKSDQLEKLKTFKNMLERLILFLQVSKSNISPNFREKLGSYEKQIINFINTNRPRKTVSSMQPGQHLPPPVHSMPQPQSQITQVQPHDNQMNPQIQSMNLQGSVGTIQQNSMTNVQHNSMTSISGVSTASQNMLNTLQPSSNLDSGQGNSLNSLHQVSVGSLQQNSVSTQQANMNSLSSQSGVSMLPSNINSLQSNSNVLQHQHIKQQEQQQMLQSQQLKQQMQQRQIQHQQMLHKQQLMQQQQQQLHQQAKQQLPGQMQMHQMSQMHQMNDVSDFKIRQGMSVKPGLFQQHMPSSQRSAYSHQQLKPGAAFSMSSPQMVPAASPQITQHSSPQVDQQNLPSSVTKTGTPLQSASSPFVVPSPSTPLAPSPMPADSDKPISGISSLANTGNITHQQNSNTQATAPSLAIGTPGISASPLLAEFTGPDGTHGNALTTVSGKSSVTEQPLERLIKAVKSMSPKALGASVSDIGSVVSMMDRIAGSAPGNGSRAAVGEDLVAMTKCRLQARNFITQDGMAGPRKMRRYTSAMPLNVVSSAGSMNDSFKQLNDSETSDLESTATSRVKRPRLVANLALLEEIREINQLLIDTVVDVSEEDVDPTAAGATAEGGEGTIVKCSFTAVALSPNLKSQYSSAQMSPIQPLRLLVPTNYPNCSPILLDNFPVEVSKEYEDLSVKAKSRFSISLRSLPQPMTLGVIARTWDVCARAVISEYAQQSGGGSFSSKYGTWENCLSAA; from the exons ATGGATACCAATAATTGGAGGCCTACTCCTCAAGGCGGAGAACCTGCCATGGACACTGGTGATTGGAGAAATCAGTTGCAGCCTGATTCACGAAAAAGAAATGTCGATCAGAT TATGGATACACTGAAGAGGCATCTTCCTTTTTCTGGTCAAGAGGGATTGAATGAACTCAAGAAAATTGCTGGAAGGTTTGAGGAGAAGATATATACTGCTGCAACAAGTCAG TCAGATTATCTACGGAAAATATCTTTGAAGATGCTTTCAATGGAATCAAAATCTCAAAATCCTATGCCTAATTCTTTGCCGTCCAATCCCGCTGGAAATAGTAACAAATCACCAGATCCAG GGTCTGGCATGCAAACAGTTCATAACCAAGGGCAATCACTTCCTATCCCAATGTCAGCTAATCAGTCTCAACAACGCCAACAGCTGTTATCACAGAACATTCAGAGTAACATGACATCAACCGGAGTTCAGGGTTCTTCTGGATTGCCATCTGCTCTTCCTTCTGTCTCTGGTTTATCACAGGCCCCAATCCCCAGTGTTGTAAACCAAAATTCCACAATGCAAAACATATCAGGTGTTTCACAGAACACAGTACCTTCAATGGGGCAAGGGGTGCCCTCCAATCTCTTTGCTAATTCCCAGAGGCAAATGCAAGGAAGGCAACAGGTTCTCCCCTCGCAGCAACAACAATCCCAGAATCCACAGTATATGTACCACCAGCAGCAGGTGCAACATCATTTTCTGAAGCAGAAGCTGCAGCAGGGAAATCTCTCGCACTCAATAATGCAACAGCAGCAGCCAAACATACTACAGCCTAATCAATTGCAATCTTCTCAGCAATCTGGTATGCAATCATCATCTGTTATGCAACCTTCAGTGATCCAATCAGCCCCTCTCCCTAGTCTTCAGCAGAACCAATCATCTGTTCAACCGTCAACACAATCCATGATTCAGCCGCACCCACAATCAGTCCTTAGGCCTCAGCAACAGCAACAACAGCCGTCAATGATGCCACAGCAACAGCAAACTTCAATGACACAGTCGTCAATGATGCCACAGCAGCAGCAGCTAATAGGCCAACCTTCAAATGCTTCAAATATGCTGCAGAATCAAATGATTGGTCAACAAAATAGTGTTAGTGATATCCAGCAGCAACAGCAACAGAGGTTGCTAGGGCAGCAGAGTAATCTTCCAAATATGCAGCAtcagcagcagcaacaacagcagcagcagcagcaacagaTGTTGGCTCAGCAAAACCTCTCAAGTATGCATCATCAACAATTGGGCCCACAAAGTAATGTTTCAGGATTACAGCCGCAGCAGCAGCAACAGTTACTTGGAAACCAACCTGGAAACTCTGGCATGCAAAATAATCAACACTCTGTGCATATGCTACAACAATCCAAGGTTTCATTGCAGCAACAAAGCCAACAGAGTGCACCCTTATTACCAAATCAAGGGCAGCAGTCATCGCAACAGCCACAGCAACAATTAATGTCACAGATCCAATCACAGCCTGCACAGTTGCAACAGTCTTTGGGATTGCAACAACAACCTAATCAATTGCAACAAAATTTGCAGCAAAGGCTTCAGGCATCTAATCAAGCATCGGGTACCTTGCTTCAACCACAGAATGTAATGGATCCGCAAAAGCAGCTATATCAATCGCAAAGAGTCCTTCCAGAAACATCATCAA CATCTCTAGATTCCACAGCCCAGACTGGACAAGCAAATGGGGGTGATTGGCAAGAGGAGGTCTACCAAAAG ATTAAAGTCATGAAGGAGATGTATTTGCCcgaattaaatgaaatgtttcaGAAAATTGCTACTAAATTGCAGCAG CATGATTCTCTTCCTCAACAGCCAAAGTCGGATCAGCTTGAGAAGCTGAAAACTTTTAAGAATATGTTGGAGCGTCTCATATTGTTCTTACAAGTGTCCAAAAGTAATATTTCACCTAATTTTAGGGAAAAGCTGGGTTCCTATGAGAAGCagattatcaattttataaatacaaataggCCCAGGAAGACTGTTTCATCAATGCAGCCAGGGCAACATCTGCCACCTCCTGTGCATTCCATGCCGCAGCCACAATCACAAATTACTCAAGTTCAGCCCCATGACAATCAAATGAACCCACAGATTCAATCAATGAACTTACAAGGTTCTGTTGGAACAATTCAACAGAACAGTATGACAAATGTGCAGCATAATTCTATGACTTCTATTTCGGGGGTCTCAACAGCATCACAGAACATGTTAAATACCTTGCAGCCATCTTCCAATTTGGATTCAGGACAAGGGAATTCACTGAACTCACTGCATCAGGTTTCTGTTGGATCTCTACAACAAAATTCTGTGAGTACTCAGCAGGCAAACATGAATAGTTTGTCATCACAAAGTGGAGTCAGTATGCTACCATCCAATATTAATTCCCTCCAATCAAACTCAAATGTGCTACAACACCAGCATATAAAACAACAGGAGCAGCAGCAAATGCTGCAGTCCCAACAGCTCAAACAACAAATGCAACAGCGCCAGATACAGCATCAACAAATGCTGCACAAGCAACAGCTAATGCAACAGCAGCAACAGCAGTTGCACCAGCAAGCAAAGCAGCAGCTGCCGGGGCAGATGCAGATGCATCAAATGTCACAGATGCATCAGATGAATGATGTGAGTGACTTTAAGATAAGACAGGGGATGAGTGTTAAACCAGGGCTCTTTCAGCAACATATGCCGTCAAGCCAACGCTCAGCCTATTCCCATCAACAGTTGAAACCAGGAGCTGCATTTTCTATGTCTTCTCCCCAAATGGTTCCAGCTGCATCCCCTCAAATAACACAACATTCTTCTCCACAGGTTGACCAGCAGAATCTGCCTTCATCAGTCACAAAAACTGGAACCCCCTTGCAATCTGCAAGCTCTCCTTTTGTCGTTCCATCTCCTTCAACACCTTTGGCTCCATCACCCATGCCGGCAGATTCTGATAAACCAATTTCTGGTATTTCATCCCTAGCAAATACTGGAAATATCACACATCAGCAGAATTCTAATACACAAGCAACAGCACCTTCTCTTGCAATTGGTACTCCTGGGATATCAGCATCACCTTTGCTTGCTGAGTTTACTGGTCCAGATGGCACTCATGGTAATGCCTTGACTACTGTTTCAGGCAAGTCCAGTGTTACAGAGCAGCCTCTTGAGCGCTTAATCAAAGCG GTGAAATCAATGTCACCTAAAGCATTGGGTGCATCTGTCAGTGACATTGGCTCAGTTGTGAGTATGATGGATAGGATAGCAGGATCAGCGCCAGGTAATGGGTCTAGAGCTGCTGTTGGTGAGGATTTAGTTGCCATGACCAAGTGTCGCCTGCAAGCTAGAAATTTCATCACACAAGATGGAATGGCTGGACCTAGGAAAATGAGGCGCTACACAAGTGCCATGCCTTTAAATGTTGTTTCTTCAGCTGGTAGTATGAATGATAGTTTCAAGCAGTTAAATGATTCAGAGACATCTGATCTGGAGTCAACTGCCACATCTCGTGTGAAAAGACCAAGATTGGTG GCTAATCTTGCCCTTTTGGAGGAAATAAGGGAAATAAATCAGCTACTTATAGACACGGTGGTTGATGTCAGTGAGGAAGATGTTGATCCAACTGCTGCTGGTGCTACTGCTGAAGGCGGTGAAGGAACCATTGTCAAATGCTCTTTCACTGCAGTGGCTTTGAGTCCAAACTTGAAATCACAGTATTCTTCGGCACAAATG TCACCTATTCAGCCATTGCGATTGCTTGTTCCAACAAATTACCCCAATTGCTCCCCAATATTGTTAGACAACTTTCCAGTTGAAGTCAG CAAGGAATACGAAGATCTTTCGGTGAAGGCAAAGTCAAGGTTTAGCATATCTCTGAGAAGCCTTCCACAACCCATGACTCTTGGGGTGATAGCAAGGACTTGGGATGTGTGTGCCCGTGCTGTGATATCAGAATACGCACAACAGAGCGGTGGAGGCAGTTTCAGCTCAAAATATGGGACTTGGGAGAACTGCTTGAGTGCAGCGTGA